A window from Citrus sinensis cultivar Valencia sweet orange chromosome 3, DVS_A1.0, whole genome shotgun sequence encodes these proteins:
- the LOC102606870 gene encoding disease resistance protein RPV1-like isoform X2, which translates to MSAHLRQELLSTLLNDDGNVKIIPNIGLNFESKRLTRKKVLIVFDDVTDRKQIEFLIGELDSFASGSLIIITTRDKQVLINCWADKIYEVKELADADALKLFSRCAFRQDHPVACYMELTYKIIKYAQGVPLALKVLGLFLSARRKEEWESAITKLETVPHMEIQDVLKISYDGLDYVEQAMFLDIACYFVGANKDFVINYFDASDFFPEIGLGRLVDKSLITISCNKIRMHDLLQDMGRKIDREAAINNPGKCRRLWHHKDVNEVLSKNLGTEAIEGILLDMSKVNEIHLNSSTFKKMPRLRFLKFHGENKFKISHFEGEAFTELRYLYWDGYPSKSLPPVIRLDTLISLQLRESKVEQLWDGVPNLVNLKEIDLSYSRQLKKLPDLSQARNLENLLLKACSSLVETHSSIQYLSKLVTLDMRLCKNLNSLPSSLCELISLQRLYLSGCSNLRRIPESIINLSKLELLHLKNCSKLLSLPELPCNLLSVGVRRCTSLEALSSFSFLFSAMSPHNDQYFNLSDCLKLDQNELKGIAEDALQKIQQKATSWWMKLKEETDYKYKPSCGSIYFPGSEIPKWFRFSSMGSSIEFPQSDWINNEYLAIAFCAVVAFQDHHDEDVGFQLRCRIRFKIPSHDWYVRTIDYVESDHLFMGYYFFHGDKGDSRQDFEKALFKIYFYNHTGRAMRCCGVKKCGIRLLTAGDDFLGINLRSQQKFNSNEEEEPHPKRLKYSC; encoded by the exons ATGTCAGCTCACTTGCGACAGGAACTTCTGTCTACATTGTTGAATGATGATGGAAATGTAAAGATCATCCCAAATATCGGCCTCAACTTTGAAAGTAAAAGGCTTACTCGCAAGAAAGTTCTAATTGTTTTTGATGATGTTACGGATCGAAAACAAATAGAATTTCTAATTGGCGAACTAGATTCGTTTGCCTCAGGGagtctaataataataacaacaagaGACAAACAAGTACTTATAAACTGTTGGGCTGATAAAATTTACGAGGTGAAAGAATTAGCAGATGCTGATGCTCTTAAGCTTTTTAGTCGATGTGCCTTCAGACAAGACCATCCTGTTGCATGTTATATGGAGTTaacatacaaaataataaaatatgctCAGGGAGTTCCACTGGCTCTTAAAGTTTTGGGTTTGTTTCTATCTGCAAGGCGAAAAGAGGAATGGGAAAGTGCAATAACCAAACTAGAGACAGTTCCTCACATGGAAATTCAAGATGTTTTAAAGATAAGTTATGATGGATTGGATTATGTAGAGCAAGCTATGTTTTTAGATATTGCATGTTACTTTGTAGGAGCCAATAaagattttgtaataaattattttgatgcCAGTGACTTCTTCCCTGAAATAGGGTTAGGGAGACTTGTTGACAAGTCTCTGATAACTATATCGTGCAATAAGATAAGAATGCATGATTTGCTACAAGATATGGGCAGAAAAATTGATCGGGAAGCAGCCATCAACAATCCTGGAAAATGTCGTCGATTGTGGCATCACAAGGATGTTAATGAGGTTTTGTCAAAAAATTTG GGAACTGAAGCAATCGAGGGTATCTTGCTGGATATGTCTAAAGTCAATGAAATACACTTAAACTCCAGTACTTTCAAAAAGATGCCTAGactgagatttttaaaatttcatggaGAGAACAAATTTAAGATTTCTCATTTTGAAGGTGAGGCTTTCACCGAGCTAAGGTATCTTTATTGGGATGGATATCCATCAAAATCATTGCCTCCAGTTATTCGTCTAGATACTCTTATTTCACTTCAATTGCGTGAGAGCAAGGTTGAACAACTTTGGGATGGTGTCCCG AATCTTGTTAACTTAAAGGAGATAGACCTCAGTTACTCCAGGCAGCTAAAGAAACTCCCAGATCTCTCGCAAGCCCGAAATCTCGAGAATCTGCTTTTAAAAGCCTGCTCAAGTTTGGTTGAGACTCACTCATCTAttcaatatttgagtaaaCTTGTTACCCTTGATATGAGGTTATGCAAAAACCTGAATAGTCTCCCAAGCAGCCTATGTGAGTTGATTTCTCTACAAAGACTCTATCTATCGGGTTGCTCAAATCTTCGGAGAATACCAGAAAGCAtcataaatctttcaaagttGGAACTGCTGCATTTAAAGAATTGTTCAAAACTTCTATCCTTACCAGAGCTTCCATGCAATCTGCTTTCCGTGGGAGTACGTCGTTGCACATCACTAGAAGCATTGtcaagtttttcatttttattctcagCTATGTCGCCGCACAATGATCAGTATTTCAATTTGAGTGATTGCTTAAAATTGGATCAGAATGAGCTCAAAGGAATTGCAGAAGATGCTCTACAGAAAATTCAGCAGAAGGCTACTTCATGGTggatgaaattaaaagaagag ACAGATTATAAGTATAAACCATCTTGCGGTAGTATTTATTTTCCCGGAAGTGAAATTCCAAAGTGGTTTAGATTTTCAAGTATGGGATCTTCTATAGAGTTCCCGCAGTCAGATTGGATCAATAATGAATACTTGGCCATTGCCTTTTGTGCTGTTGTTGCATTTCAAGACCATCATGATGAGGACGTGGGTTTTCAGTTGCGCTGCAGAATCCGATTCAAAATCCCCAGTCATGATTGGTATGTTAGGACAATTGATTATGTCGAGTCGGATCACTTGTTCATGGGGTACTACTTCTTCCATGGAGATAAGGGGGACAGTCGTCAAGATTTTGAGAAGGCCCTTTTCAagatttacttttataatcaTACTGGTAGAGCCATGAGGTGTTGCGGGGTAAAAAAATGTGGGATTCGTTTATTGACCGCTGGTGATGATTTTTTGGGAATCAAC CTAAGATCCCAGCAAAAGTTCAACTCTAATGAAGAAGAGGAACCGCACCCAAAAAGATTGAAATACTCCTGCTGA
- the LOC102606870 gene encoding disease resistance protein RPV1-like isoform X1 gives MSAHLRQELLSTLLNDDGNVKIIPNIGLNFESKRLTRKKVLIVFDDVTDRKQIEFLIGELDSFASGSLIIITTRDKQVLINCWADKIYEVKELADADALKLFSRCAFRQDHPVACYMELTYKIIKYAQGVPLALKVLGLFLSARRKEEWESAITKLETVPHMEIQDVLKISYDGLDYVEQAMFLDIACYFVGANKDFVINYFDASDFFPEIGLGRLVDKSLITISCNKIRMHDLLQDMGRKIDREAAINNPGKCRRLWHHKDVNEVLSKNLGTEAIEGILLDMSKVNEIHLNSSTFKKMPRLRFLKFHGENKFKISHFEGEAFTELRYLYWDGYPSKSLPPVIRLDTLISLQLRESKVEQLWDGVPNLVNLKEIDLSYSRQLKKLPDLSQARNLENLLLKACSSLVETHSSIQYLSKLVTLDMRLCKNLNSLPSSLCELISLQRLYLSGCSNLRRIPESIINLSKLELLHLKNCSKLLSLPELPCNLLSVGVRRCTSLEALSSFSFLFSAMSPHNDQYFNLSDCLKLDQNELKGIAEDALQKIQQKATSWWMKLKEETDYKYKPSCGSIYFPGSEIPKWFRFSSMGSSIEFPQSDWINNEYLAIAFCAVVAFQDHHDEDVGFQLRCRIRFKIPSHDWYVRTIDYVESDHLFMGYYFFHGDKGDSRQDFEKALFKIYFYNHTGRAMRCCGVKKCGIRLLTAGDDFLGINLRSQQNFYSNEEEEPHPLKHVGFVY, from the exons ATGTCAGCTCACTTGCGACAGGAACTTCTGTCTACATTGTTGAATGATGATGGAAATGTAAAGATCATCCCAAATATCGGCCTCAACTTTGAAAGTAAAAGGCTTACTCGCAAGAAAGTTCTAATTGTTTTTGATGATGTTACGGATCGAAAACAAATAGAATTTCTAATTGGCGAACTAGATTCGTTTGCCTCAGGGagtctaataataataacaacaagaGACAAACAAGTACTTATAAACTGTTGGGCTGATAAAATTTACGAGGTGAAAGAATTAGCAGATGCTGATGCTCTTAAGCTTTTTAGTCGATGTGCCTTCAGACAAGACCATCCTGTTGCATGTTATATGGAGTTaacatacaaaataataaaatatgctCAGGGAGTTCCACTGGCTCTTAAAGTTTTGGGTTTGTTTCTATCTGCAAGGCGAAAAGAGGAATGGGAAAGTGCAATAACCAAACTAGAGACAGTTCCTCACATGGAAATTCAAGATGTTTTAAAGATAAGTTATGATGGATTGGATTATGTAGAGCAAGCTATGTTTTTAGATATTGCATGTTACTTTGTAGGAGCCAATAaagattttgtaataaattattttgatgcCAGTGACTTCTTCCCTGAAATAGGGTTAGGGAGACTTGTTGACAAGTCTCTGATAACTATATCGTGCAATAAGATAAGAATGCATGATTTGCTACAAGATATGGGCAGAAAAATTGATCGGGAAGCAGCCATCAACAATCCTGGAAAATGTCGTCGATTGTGGCATCACAAGGATGTTAATGAGGTTTTGTCAAAAAATTTG GGAACTGAAGCAATCGAGGGTATCTTGCTGGATATGTCTAAAGTCAATGAAATACACTTAAACTCCAGTACTTTCAAAAAGATGCCTAGactgagatttttaaaatttcatggaGAGAACAAATTTAAGATTTCTCATTTTGAAGGTGAGGCTTTCACCGAGCTAAGGTATCTTTATTGGGATGGATATCCATCAAAATCATTGCCTCCAGTTATTCGTCTAGATACTCTTATTTCACTTCAATTGCGTGAGAGCAAGGTTGAACAACTTTGGGATGGTGTCCCG AATCTTGTTAACTTAAAGGAGATAGACCTCAGTTACTCCAGGCAGCTAAAGAAACTCCCAGATCTCTCGCAAGCCCGAAATCTCGAGAATCTGCTTTTAAAAGCCTGCTCAAGTTTGGTTGAGACTCACTCATCTAttcaatatttgagtaaaCTTGTTACCCTTGATATGAGGTTATGCAAAAACCTGAATAGTCTCCCAAGCAGCCTATGTGAGTTGATTTCTCTACAAAGACTCTATCTATCGGGTTGCTCAAATCTTCGGAGAATACCAGAAAGCAtcataaatctttcaaagttGGAACTGCTGCATTTAAAGAATTGTTCAAAACTTCTATCCTTACCAGAGCTTCCATGCAATCTGCTTTCCGTGGGAGTACGTCGTTGCACATCACTAGAAGCATTGtcaagtttttcatttttattctcagCTATGTCGCCGCACAATGATCAGTATTTCAATTTGAGTGATTGCTTAAAATTGGATCAGAATGAGCTCAAAGGAATTGCAGAAGATGCTCTACAGAAAATTCAGCAGAAGGCTACTTCATGGTggatgaaattaaaagaagag ACAGATTATAAGTATAAACCATCTTGCGGTAGTATTTATTTTCCCGGAAGTGAAATTCCAAAGTGGTTTAGATTTTCAAGTATGGGATCTTCTATAGAGTTCCCGCAGTCAGATTGGATCAATAATGAATACTTGGCCATTGCCTTTTGTGCTGTTGTTGCATTTCAAGACCATCATGATGAGGACGTGGGTTTTCAGTTGCGCTGCAGAATCCGATTCAAAATCCCCAGTCATGATTGGTATGTTAGGACAATTGATTATGTCGAGTCGGATCACTTGTTCATGGGGTACTACTTCTTCCATGGAGATAAGGGGGACAGTCGTCAAGATTTTGAGAAGGCCCTTTTCAagatttacttttataatcaTACTGGTAGAGCCATGAGGTGTTGCGGGGTAAAAAAATGTGGGATTCGTTTATTGACCGCTGGTGATGATTTTTTGGGAATCAACCTAAGATCCCAGCAAAATTTCTACTCTAATGAAGAAGAGGAACCGCACCCATTGAAACATGTGGGATTCGTTTATTGA